A genomic segment from Neobacillus sp. YX16 encodes:
- a CDS encoding DUF1444 domain-containing protein codes for MDSIKMKRELESRLASEDVLITYDREKDQLRIENKVLRKGITISLGGIVAKWHTEKEKAIDEVVYYVEEGLRAMTDTVQLTDHEKKIFPVIRSTSFPIEAEEGVPFLTEEHTAETKIYYAYDMGTTYRLIDSRIMEKEGWQESRIKEIALFNVRSLKTSLKEDQVAGNTFYFLNSNDGYDASRILNKGFLNDLKRKITGTMVLAVPHQDVLIIADIQNNTGYDVLAQMAMSFFASGRVPITALSFLYEDGELEPIFILGKTGNKDGKGSR; via the coding sequence ATGGATAGTATTAAAATGAAAAGAGAATTAGAATCACGATTAGCTTCGGAAGATGTGCTAATCACATATGATCGAGAAAAGGATCAACTGCGAATCGAAAATAAAGTCCTGAGAAAAGGAATAACCATCTCGCTAGGTGGAATTGTCGCTAAGTGGCATACAGAGAAAGAAAAGGCAATTGATGAAGTGGTTTATTATGTGGAAGAGGGACTAAGGGCCATGACGGACACAGTCCAGTTAACAGACCATGAGAAAAAGATTTTTCCAGTTATACGGTCAACGTCCTTCCCCATTGAAGCGGAAGAAGGCGTTCCATTCTTAACAGAGGAACATACTGCTGAAACAAAAATATATTACGCTTATGATATGGGGACAACGTACCGATTAATTGATTCGCGAATCATGGAAAAAGAAGGCTGGCAAGAAAGCCGCATTAAGGAGATTGCCCTATTTAATGTCAGATCTTTAAAGACATCATTAAAAGAAGACCAAGTAGCAGGCAATACTTTTTATTTTCTTAATTCAAACGATGGATATGACGCAAGCAGGATATTAAATAAAGGCTTTTTAAATGATTTGAAGAGAAAAATAACAGGGACAATGGTCCTTGCTGTTCCGCATCAGGATGTCTTAATTATCGCTGATATTCAAAACAATACAGGGTATGATGTTTTAGCACAAATGGCAATGAGTTTCTTTGCTAGTGGACGTGTACCCATAACGGCGTTATCCTTTTTGTATGAGGATGGAGAACTAGAACCAATATTTATCTTAGGAAAGACAGGCAATAAAGACGGAAAAGGATCACGGTAA
- a CDS encoding thioredoxin family protein has protein sequence MKNLASMEQFEQLRDEGKTIFMFSANWCPDCRIIEPILPEIETKYSEFTFIHVDRDEFIELCQKLDVYGIPSFIAFEKGKELGRFVSKDRKTQEEIEGFINDLK, from the coding sequence ATGAAGAATTTAGCATCAATGGAGCAGTTTGAACAACTTCGTGATGAAGGGAAAACGATTTTTATGTTCTCCGCTAACTGGTGTCCGGATTGTCGAATTATTGAACCCATTCTACCAGAAATAGAAACCAAGTATAGTGAATTTACTTTTATCCATGTTGATCGCGATGAGTTTATTGAGTTATGCCAAAAATTAGATGTTTACGGAATTCCAAGTTTTATTGCTTTTGAAAAGGGAAAAGAGCTTGGTCGTTTTGTAAGCAAAGATAGGAAAACCCAAGAGGAAATAGAAGGATTTATTAACGATCTAAAATAA